Genomic segment of Pseudoalteromonas ulvae UL12:
CCTTGGGGCCGTCCCGTTCGCAAACCAACGGATACATTAGAACATAAAGTTGCACACTTATTACAAGTTCCAAGTGCAACACGTGATCGCCTAGCCAATCATATTTATCTCACTAATGAACCGAATAACTTAATCGGACGTCAGGAACAGACACTAAAGGATATTTTAGCTGTTGAGCCTATCTTTGATAAAATCTGCTTAGCTAAAGGTCAAAAACTGCCATTCTTTGCTTTAGATAAAGTCGCAGCAATGGGTCTTGAACTAAATGTGATCAATGAAAAAGAAGCTGACATGCTGATTAAGGCAGAAGTCGCTCGATTACAAGTCATTGATGTTGATGACTTTGATCCTGAAGATCTTAAAGCTGGTGCAGCACGCAGCAGTAAAAAGAGTAAAGCGGCTTAAATAAATAAGCCTCCAACCAGATATATTCCCCAAACCAGAGCGATGTGCTCTGGTTTTTTTTCTGCAAAATATAAACACATGATACTGATCCACCATAAAATGATGGCAAGATAACCCTGACCAAACACAACAAATATAGCGATAGTCAGTAAAGTACAGCCAACGACACTACTCAATAAGCGCATGCGTTTAAATGGCCAAGCTTGATTAAGTGAAAGCAAAAATAACTCGTAGTCTTTGGCTATCTTCTTGACCTCAATATGCAGTGTAAGTAATAACAGCAAGGTTAAAAAGCCAGAGAAATAACCCGCCAAATAAATCATATCAGCTCGTTCAGTCGCCAACACACACATCGCAGAAAAAATCACCAGAATACACGCCATACGCCAAAGCAATATCTGATAATGATGAAGATAAAAGCTCAGCCATAGCCGTCTTTGATCTGTGACTGAAAAGCGACTTTGCCAACTAATAGGTGGTATAAACAGACATAACAGCGTGATAAAGCACCAACTCACCATAATAGCGAATAAGCTTAATTCAGACCAATACACACTCGATATCGCAGCGAGGAAACAGAAAATCACACTTTGTTGCATCCGATACAAAGATAAAAAACCAAGTAAGAGCTGTAAAACAATAAAGAGAATAAACGGGCTGTTTTGCTTAATTTGTGCGGCGTTCATCGACAATAATACAAACAGCGAACACCAAATAAATACATGTGACAGTAGTAAATTACGTGCATCAGCGAGCCATAACCACCAAGAGTTTTGGGCTAAACTGCGTTGAAAACTACGCTGTTTTGTATTTAATAGTGCATGATTAAGCGCATAAAAATAAAGCGTTTGACCTGCCAAAAAACACCACGCCACCCATGCTTGGACGACCTCGCCTCCTTGCGCTTTAATGACTTTGCCTAAACTCATAAAAATCAGCAAAACAATGCCAGGCAGTGCACTGGCCAACAGCATAAATAAAAAGCCTAACAATTGCTTTAATTGCTGCGATAACAGACTGATTTCATATCGAAAGGCTTGGCTACGATAACGATAAAACGCGCTAAACATTATCAAGAGCCTGTAATTCAAATCCAATGCCTACAAAGGGGTCGGGT
This window contains:
- a CDS encoding DUF6136 family protein, coding for MFSAFYRYRSQAFRYEISLLSQQLKQLLGFLFMLLASALPGIVLLIFMSLGKVIKAQGGEVVQAWVAWCFLAGQTLYFYALNHALLNTKQRSFQRSLAQNSWWLWLADARNLLLSHVFIWCSLFVLLSMNAAQIKQNSPFILFIVLQLLLGFLSLYRMQQSVIFCFLAAISSVYWSELSLFAIMVSWCFITLLCLFIPPISWQSRFSVTDQRRLWLSFYLHHYQILLWRMACILVIFSAMCVLATERADMIYLAGYFSGFLTLLLLLTLHIEVKKIAKDYELFLLSLNQAWPFKRMRLLSSVVGCTLLTIAIFVVFGQGYLAIILWWISIMCLYFAEKKPEHIALVWGIYLVGGLFI